The following DNA comes from Nymphalis io chromosome 20, ilAglIoxx1.1, whole genome shotgun sequence.
ATCATTGTGTCCGTAAAACAATGGAATTAATTTGACATgacaaattttacaataaaatcgtTGCATCATACAATTTTGCTTAACTACAaaagttatgtttattttaaatttcaaacgaaTATTATAAGCACGAGTCAAGCAAAATTCAATGGAACCCTCAAGCTTCACTTGTTATTCgatgatatatatttgatattattagaCATTAAAGACCCAAaaacataatgaaaaatattttttattaattaaataataaataaagaaatatgaacGCGatgtctatattatatttaaatgtatgtttgAGATTAAAAGACTTTAAagtttgattattataaaagttggtACTTTAtaagttgaatatttttttttgacaaaaccTTTTTTTGTACGATGTTCTTTAATGTAACTCGTTACTAGATAGCGATGAAGTAAATAACTTCTATACCATTCAGTGCTGCCAACCGCACGAATTAAATCGTATTTACATATACAACCTATTTTGGAGCTAATACGATATACGATCTTTTGGAAATTTGCTTTAAGTTTGTCGTTAGGACATTACACTAAATTACATTGTGTTTTGTCGATATAAGAAAtcaatgtaacaaataaataggcGAAACTACCTTGCGACAACTTCTATGAATATTTCTCTTACTAGTTTTAAGAACAGAATTGTGTAGACAAAGGCCTAAATAAAAGGTCATCGAtaatttttatacgtttttataTGAATACCAACTATACTATGCTTTTCTATACTTTTGAACCCAATACTATCTTTAATAGTCTATGGTACGATCCCCTAAAAAATAAGGTTGGCATCATTGCAGTGAACCGATCGCCATGGCAATTCGTACATAAACACAGGCAGGACAATGTCTGTCGGCTTTTTGCTAATGagataaaaattcaatatttatttaaaaaaaaatgtacatgacATGCGATGACGGAAAGCAATTTTCAGGTACTATGTAATcgattatatatagtaaatgttAATGAAAACATAATACGTAATCGTCATTAACAAATGTATAGTTAAATATCCGTAGACTAACATAGTTAACTTTCAATTTGCtctgtattataaatagtattaaaaatataaattgtatgtagAATGTGAATGTCTGGGAATGCCAAAACTaactaatttcaatttaaaaaaataatgatttagatttattttgttttaaattacgaatgttttttttttttatctttctctgccacttttaagttttattttctttctttactTAATATCGTCAGAAATTAAACTTTTTGCTCCTACTATTTTCCTTGTGAATTGTATGAAGTTTAATAAATCTTCGCATGATAAAACTGTTAATATTATTCGAATTAAATACCATGTTGATAAACTAAACTAACCCATATTGAATTAAGACAAAAGGTAcgaaattcttattttatcgTTTGGTAATTCCAGGGCGGCATCAACAACTAATGTGATGTTCGCGTCTGCGCCGCTCACGAGACGCGCGTCCGCACTCCAGCTCGACACGTCCGATACTGataataaaggtaaataaaacgaataaacaTCTCATTTTACCTTCTCTTACCATCTCATTTTATCTATTAATCTATTCTCTCTTTCTTTCTCTTTCTGTTTGCACTTTTTAACTAACGCTTTTTGGAGCTCagatctaaaattatatttaaactaaaataaagaatatactgtggtatttttttataatattttaggtgttataacacaaatatgttttataatattttattccaaatCTAAATTAACATATCATAAACTTATTCTCTTTATTATGCCGCCAAGGAATCATGTTCACGAGTCTATGTAAGTAATAAactaaacataattatgtaaattatacgtTGTATACACGACGCCACTGATTGTCGCAATGACTTTTTTTGCCTGATTCTTACATAATAATGTCGCATACATTGTTAAACCAAGAAGTGTACTTTTTTTGTTGTCTGTACATGAGTGATCGttaacagtatatataaaaatattgtatctgTCTTGATGTGCGTTACACAGCCTAATAGGGGGGAGTAGCGCTTGGTGATAGATACATAGGGCAATTCTCatatttgattttgttaattatattaatttctacCTCTGGCTGTACCAACTTTATATTTTGCACGAAATAACCTAGTAATGACTCTGTATCTACTATTCTTTGACTTTTCTCTATACTGTCCCCTTAAAATAGTACTAGCAATCATTTTATGTTACGTAATGACAAAATGATAAGTccaacaataaaaaatcaatgtcAAAGTATCATTTTATCAGCGGCTGGACGTCTaactatattattgtattgtaaaaagCCTTCATTAGCAACCTGCCTCTGCTTAAGTAACAACCGTCTGACATATCTAACAAAACCCCCATCCCTGTTCTCGAATccgacaattaaattttaaccttAAATAGAACGTTTAAGACACAATTGTTTTCACGTTTTGTAAGGTAATATTTAACGAGTAATTGTCGAGAATACGCAATGTGCTAAAGCTATCTCACGAATGTCGATGACGACCTTGTGTCTTATGACGAATATGGTAATACTGCTACCTATGGTTCTGTCTTGTCGCGTTCGTTTGACTTGTAGAATTCTTTTACGGCCTACGTCATTTGTGTTTCTATAATAAATGCCGATTATTCTAGAATCTTTAGAATGTTCGATATTAACTATTAACAAGCCATTAACATACTAATATTGTTTACTTTGTAATATATCTAAGGAAtaattttggaatatttttaagtattgagATTATGGCTACTATAATACTCAACTTTACGTAATATCAATCAAGTATTGAACCGATTatcatttacatttacaaactCTTAAATTTTCAAAGAAAATGACAATAAACCACTAATACTattgcataattttaattaactagttgaatcaataataaaaaataccttctCGTAacacgtaaataaaaatagaataaataattgcaGACGAACCCGACCGTTCCCCCCAACCCATCTGGTCGTCCGTGGCCAGACGGCGCACCGACCTAGTGCCCACGCTGCCCGCGCGACCAGGTAGGGCCTACTCCATGACGCGCCTCGACAAGATCCCCTCGCAACGCCCGTTACACTCCGCGTCGCCTTCCATGCACCACCTCAACAGGAGCCGTACGTATATCTCGTCTCATCTCGTATAGAATCAGCACGGTTTGGGCTAAATGCCACGAAATAATCTATAAATGTTTGCGATAATTTTTCCCTTGGTTTTTTTTCACCCATAATGCTTGATATTTGAGAATAAAGCGTCTTATAATAGGAAAATAAGGTTTATATTCCGAATGTATACGGTACAAATCCATGCAAGTGAAACTGATTTGAATTTCTATGTCTATGACTGTGTCTAAAGCGTTCGATCTTTAATGAAGACAATTGGAAAAACGTCATGCGGCCTTATACGTTATTTCTCAATATAAGAAGATAATCAAGCATATTTTGGtctataaaaagataatatctTAAGACGAATGATTTGGACTTTCAAATCAAATAGATAGTTAATGTTATGTTAgatgaaatatttgtaattttttgaaaCACTGATCAAAGTAAGATTATTCATGATATAAATCTAAATTGTCATTGGTTGGTTGTAGATAATGACGCTAAaggcgaccaatgagcgttcagaTAAAAgccaaattaaatatgttttgcatatttaaaagaatcaaaatatcttaaaacaattcgttttcgttttatctttataattgtgTTAGTTTAaagttgatataatttattgtgaGTGATTTTGTTTGAACGTTGATACTCCAGTTATACCCCTGTATTCATAATATAccttgattttttttgtcaagCTACACACTGTGCTGATTCTACCCACTTATCTCAAAGCTTTCGGTCGAGGCTTGCACCGGCGGGTCTTACCTGGACTGTGATTAACTTGGGCTTATCGCTTCAGCGGGTGCTTACTACGTCACTTGGATTCTCATTTAAAGATAAACGACAACGATCATCATTTATAAGAAGAATAGATTCTTagtcgatatatttttttcatcgtaACATCATTTCATATATCATTAGATGACGTCACTTTTATCtgtaatgaaaaatgtattcTAAATATATGATGTAAAGTATAAAATCGCTTGCAATTTATATAGAATGCATAAGGCTTTATCTTTTAGTGTGTCCTTGCTGTGTGACCGCTATATTATCAGATGTGTGTTAAagctaatatttacattatgaaATTCGCTTTATACAATGTGCTAATTTGATTTTGTGCCTTAATAACTGATAGTCTCCAAAGTCTCCTTAAAACGGTagcattttgttatatattattaagataattgtTACACATTTGTTCGTAAATACCATACACACACAAAAACACTccaatgtgtgtgtgtgtatggtTTACAATTACATTTGGAAATATTGTTCACTCATAAtcatttacataaacaaaacattattggATTCATTTTTTCGCTCCTATTGACTCTTCTGCCTCTTCCTAAGTCTATATCAAAGTATCAAGAAATTCGGGAAACAAggtaaacttaattttttataaagaaagaaTGTCGCAATAAGATGGTTTGatattaacacaaatattgTCAATAAAACTATGTGTTTTTCGGTTTTTATTTCTTGGAGTGTTAATAAATCAGTCTTAAAGTGACATTCGGGTGTCTACCCATTTCTATGGTTACGGAACTGCTGACTCGAGGTAAGATGGGACTCTCTAACTCTTTCTATACTTTACAAATACTACACGAAACACCCATGGCTGTGTTTAACtgacatacttatatacatatttatatatataatttttattgaaatgatattatataatatatatataatctggtttataatgtattttattaaataaatatttaatataacaagggtattttaaaaatgctttgatttattaaatttataaatatacaactaatataacaatatttccaTATCACAGCTTAACTAACCtcttaatttttacatacaCGATTTGCGTCACACGTGACAATACGCAATAGCTCGGCGTGTCATGTCACATTAACTATAATGTATTTATCAGGACTTGTGATGATAGATAATACTAAGAAATACTCGTGTGATTAACACTTATGtccattattaaattattaaaaaaaaaatggatagtAGTTAATGTGACATGATTCTGAAGCTCTTAGCGCGGTCAATTGCTCACCCGCCTTGCGGCCGTCTGCGCAGAGACCCGGTCGGGCGACACGACGCCCGGCTCCCGGCCCGGCAGCGCCATGTCCAACACGGCCGTGGTGCGGCGAGCGTCGTCCGCGCCCCGCAAGCCGCGGCCCGCCTCTATAGCCGGTACGGGTGTTAACACTCCACGAGGTAAATTTGACTTTGTTACGTAGGACGTTGGGTTGATTTTGCGGTGACACGTACGTAGCGGCTAACGAAGTTTTTCGTAACTCGTGCTCGAGTGAAATAGGCCTTGTTGCTTAGGACTTTGGTTTGAATTTTCATTGAAACGTGAGTAGTTACTTAATATGTGCTGCTGAACTAacgttatgtattttttttttgtgttgaaaTTTCGTTTTGAGAGAATGTAATATGttctaataaatactaatttttgtTCAAAATCAAATCTACttcaatttaactttaaattttaactatttgtacgctccttaaaatataaaatgttttgcttATTAACAACGTAgcctgattttattttttattttgtattatgttttaataaaataccagTTTCGAAATGTGTAGCTATGTTTTGTATTCATGTCACCACAGCTTAACAATAATACAAGCTAATTAAAAACgtcataaataagtttatatatatcattaatttgtataaaagttaCCTGCGGGCTTTGACAAAGTTACATATGAATTGATTAATTCATGCGTTAATAATTCTAGACAAATTAGCACCTGAGTGAGTTACTTCGATATATCTATGTATTCGTTTTCCTACAGGCGTTGTCCACGCCAATAATTgtcgattttattttgtttaaagacCGCAGAAATCCATATTAGATActaatatatccatatatatatatatatatatatatatatatatatatatatatatatatatatatatatatatatatataaatatgtcataCGAGTAATATGCGTGCGTATGCGCAGGCGCAGACTTTGGCGCGGATACGGGCGCCAGCAGCGCAGCCACCACGCCGTCCGTGTCGCGCGACGCCAGCGCCGTGCACGTGCGCGCCGCCAccacgccgcgccgcccgcgcccgctgTCGCTGCACGCGCACAGACACGGTAACACTCGCAGTAACACACACGCGCACAGACACGGTAACACTCGCAGTAACACACACGCGCACAGACACGGTAACACTCGCAGTAACACACACGCGCACAGACACGGTAACACTCGCAGTAACACACACGCGCACAGACACGGTAACACTCGCAGTAACACACACGCGCACAGACACGGTAACACTCGCAGTAACACACACGCGCACAGACACGGTAACACTCGCAGTAACACACACGCGCACAGACACGGTAACACTCGCCGAACACACGCACAGACACTCTTAAAACGTGGGCGAAGCCGAGGTCGAAAACACTTGTCTAATACTACGTTTAATGTGTTACGTATTTGTTCTAACAGCTGGTCCGCTCGGTCCGGGAGAAGGCAAACCGCCTCTCCATAGAAAACCAAAGCCATCCAAAGATCACGATAAGGTGAGCGTGTGAATACCTGTATTTTGTTTTACGATTATTCACTTTTCATttcaaagattattaaaaaaaaatccttatttaaTTCACTTTCTTGACTagtatagaaatatatgtaaaatgaaaCTTCTCTACTAATCTTAATTTTTCCACGTTTTATCATAAGCCACAACTTTAAacgtgataaatatttaaaaacatcatatCACAACCGATGTCATAGCACGGTATGTCGTCACGTGTCGCGGTGTACTTGCAGAGCGCGGGCAAGTCGCAGTCGGCGTCGCCGGGCCGCGCGCcgtcgccgccgccgccgcccgccaaGGAGCGCGCGCGGGCCGCGGACGAGGTACGCTGCGCACGGGCTCCCCTATACAATTATACGAcctatgacgagccggttggcgtggttggtagatacttgccttttcacgccgaaggtgtggcttcgattcccagcccggacagacatttgtgtgcatgaacatgtctgtttgtcctgggtctgagtgtaattttctacataaatatgtatttacaaaagaaaagtagtatatgtggtatatcagttgtctggtttccattgtacaagcttaatttgggatcagatggccgtgtgtgaaaaatgtcccaggaaattattatagatatcgTTTCTTATTTAGAGTAGATAAGCAAACGCACAAATGTGCTTCctgatgtttatttatacttCTGCCTATTGACGTTGACactgtaaaaagtattaattacttCTTAAATGATCGATGCGCGGGCAGTCGCTTCGGGCCTAATTGTAATAACACAGAATTATTTAACCTTCAAACTAAACCACATCAAAACAAAGTTTACTGTACTTTACtgtttggaaataaaatatgtgGCGGATAGGAGGGCCTTCcatattccttttttttatacgCTTTACACGTTTCcgccacgggaacagtggaagggtatgtggggctcgccggtgtccaaggcgccgagtgcgccccgaacatcgaaatacctactaaaaaacgcGCCACGGGATCGGATTCACATGCTACCGTGAGACCTTCCATACTCCTAGTCCAAGTCCTATGGGttacattattgtttttattataaaaaagtaaatactgtacatatttcataataagttatatacaaaaattttagGTAACCTCGACGTTattgtataaaagttttattaatatattaaaaaataatatttcagagtGCTATAACACAGCCGGTATCAGGCAAGAGTCAAGTCAGTGCATTGGAGGTGACACAGAAGTTAGAAGCCCTACGAATTGGAGATCGCCAGGTGAgggaaatatttatagttttataaacttttttatttaagaatcgaCTTTTTTTACCTGGAGAGGGGATGACTTTttcccagcagtgagacatttgcaactgtattgttattgttataatatatatcatacaaaGGCACAAagccttactggtggtagggctttgtgcaagctcgtctgggtaggtaccacccactcatcagatattctaccgcaaaacagcaatacttgatattgttgtgttccgatttgaagggtgagtgagccagtgtaattacaggcacaagggacataaaatcttagttcccaaggtggcgcattggctataagcgatggttgacattttttacaatgccaatgtctaagggcgtttgatcACTTCAGGTGGCttatatactcgtccaccttcctattctataatatatatatatatatatatatatatatatatatatatatatatatatatatatatatatatatatatatatatatatatatatatatatatatataacaataactgcTTTACTGTACTGACTATTTCGGCTATTTCGACCATTGCGGACTTTTCCaaatgaaattagtcacatgctcagaacatttattgaaatactCAAGCGTGAGCACAAACTCAAGTGCCCTTTCTATCAAGGGAATAGTTCTGTTAGCCGGATGGGATGACAATCCGAGGTAAACACCGCTTCTCAGGCAGCTACTGAGAATCGCACTATCGGgaaaaaacatgaatatttggaaataatatgaatatttggaatatttcatggaaaaattatgaataacttTATACTGATAGCCTGGTCTAATACCGAGGATACATCTGATGGATAAAAATCTGTTTTAAAAATGCAATCatcataaaaaaagtattatatctgatatatattttgtaaagtattatatataatttcagcaATCAagcgaaataaaagaaaacgtaGTAAATAGGCCAGAAACGAACAACGAACAGACGGTACAACAAAACAAAGTGGAAGAGAAACAGATAGACGTAAAGAAGCCAGAGAAGGAGAGGGAAGAGAAGAAGGAGGAGAAACGAGAGAAGGAACCTTCGCAGGAGAAGACTGATGATAACGAGATGACTGGTAGGTTGGAAAacatattatcttataatactttgtatttgtgtaaagaaaatcaatatatacaaaCGCTTTTCTTAAGTCTGTGTCGAGTTATCTACTGACAGTTGTCTAATAGAAAAAaggataaaatttataaatttaaaatgaatgacAAATACGATATACATgtgaaaaaacatattaatgaaTGTTGTTTTTGTGATTTCACAGAAAAACGCAAgtaaagctttatttatttattcctaaattaaaagaaacatatacaacatatacaaatattattcgctaattatgttttagttataaGTTTAAACTTGACGGGTATGTATCCTAATGTTAATATCATAGTTTATGAATgaatgtactgtttgtttcccaaataaatataaaaaaaaatattctatatatttatatatgtgtataaaattagtttaaattattagcTCTTTATATACGACATATGATATGACTGTTGTATGACTCCGCAATTTTTGCGTTGCGGATGCAGTATcctcgtttttttattttcctttaaatACCATAATTTATATGCCCTAAATGTTTATCCAAGTCCCAGACtacatcaataataaattttattacgatgGTTACAGTGACTTGATAGTAGTTTGCCATATCGCGTTAATAACTCGGGTCTCGGGTCCGTGAAAGCAGCAATAATTCTTGATTCATTGTTACTGACACTGAGTGTTgcctgattataaaaaaaaaaaacctctttttTATTCCAGCGTCGATGACTGCACGACGAATCACGACAGAAGAAGAAGCGAAGGCCGCACTCGCTGAGCGTAGGAGACGCGCTCGTGAGGAACTCGAGCGACAGGCTGAGCTCGAGAGGCAGAGGTGAGAATAATGGTTTTAAAACTCATCGCCGTCATTTAAGAAGGCGgatatatacttttgttttatcagactgcaagaaaaaaatgttttttatccgtatcaataatttgaaaataataataaataaggcagaagccgagatggcctagtggtaagaacgcgtgaatcttaaccgatgatcgtgggttcaaacccgggcaagcaccactgaattttcatgtgcttaatttgtgtttatagttcatctcgtgcttaacggtaaaggaaaacatcgtgaggaaacctgcatgtgtctaatttcattgaaattctgccacatgtgtattctaccaacccgcattggagcagcgtggtggaataagctccaaaccttctcctcaaaagggagaggaggccttagcccagcagtgggacattaacaggctgttactgttaataaaTAAGGTGACATTATATAGGATGATAAAATACTttggagttagtatttattgatagcatacaaaatattcaatttaattgcatatgtttataatatttaaaaattcggCGAGGAAAGTGGTGTCATGTATTCAATAAGATAATAGGCAGTGTGGTTTGGATAGATATAAATCTTGAGGTTTATTTTACCTGTAATTCATTTTCAGATTACAACGTGAAGCAGAAGAAGAGGCAGAAAGACAGCGCCTGGAAGAAGAGAGGCAAAAACGTGAAGAGGAGGAAGCAAGAGAGTTAGCTGCATTGCAGAGGAGAATGGAGGAGGAGAAACTAAGGAAAGCTATTGAGGTTAGAATAGAAACGTGCCGGTTATTGTTACAAGTGTTAGAAACGTTAATTATAATCTagtctttaattatttacttcaattttataCAGACCTAGTTCGTTGCAAGTTTTTGTTCACTCACATCTACAAAGGATATCAAATCGACGCACGTGCACAGGTTCAGCAGCAGCTGGAGAAGGAGGAGGCGGAGCGGCGCGTGCGCGAGGAGGAGGAgcggcgggcgcgcgcgcgggAGGAGGAGGAGCGGCGCCGCGCGGCCGACGACGCCGAGCGCGCGCGCCGCGAGGAGGCCGAGCGCGACGAGCGGGAGCGCCTGCTGCGCAAGCAGCGCGTCGAGGCCATCATGGCGCGCACGCGCCTCAAGAAGGTACCGCGGGCGCTCTCGCAGCGCTACTGTGTGGCTGCAGCTGCGTCTTGGTCTAAAGTTACCAAACCGACTGGGCTGTAATTTTGGACACACATGTAGCCGctcacaaaaaaaaagttactttcaCACTCACAATCAGATCAAAAATGTCTGTGCAAAGGATGTAACATTTCTAGTGAACAGAGTTAGTTACATGCGATGTGTTTGTTACAGCAAGCCGAGGAAGATAAGAAGCAGCAGGAAATGAAAGCGCAACAAAACCAACCAGCTCCTGAATCTGCACCTGCCAACGATATTTCTACACCTAGCGCTACTCCGAACAATGTAGCACCCGTAAACAATTCACAGGACAGTGCAGCACCCGTTGCAAATGCTGCCCAAAATAGTCCAGCATCTGTAAATAATGTAGCGCCAGAGAGTGCAGCACCCACGGTGATCACTGCCCAAGACAATGTAACTCCCGTAGCGAACGCAGCAGAAGAAAATTCAAAGAATGCGTCGCAAGATGTTTCAGCATCCATAACAAATTCCGTTCAAGATAGTTCAGTAGTAACGAACGACAGTTCAGCGGCTACTAACGCAACGGCAGATAGTGCAGCAGTGACGAACGCAGCACCTGAAGGAACTACAGTAGTCGAAACTATGTCTGTGGATACTAGCAATGGAAATGTACAGACGGAAGATTTGTTACAACTTGCCGCTAGTCAGGTTAGTTGAAATTGTGtaatgtaaatgttatataaaagccATTACCGACGCGTTTACATTGcctttaatttatcttattactTACTAGAACCGAGGGTTGCGTTACTTAGTACGAGATCCACGACTCAGCGCAAAgaattgtgtttaaaaataacaatagatattattttaatcatatatgcagaatataagttatttttttgccAAGTGTAATTTGTTAATATGTTTGAAATGAGTTATCACATgctaaataatatagatattttaaatatatagattccaaatttattttaatgtttctatgatggtggtagggctttgtgcaagctcgtctgggtagataccaccctctcatcggatattctaccgctaaacagcagtacttacagtattgttgtgttccggtttgaatggtgagtgagctagtgtaacaggtacaagggacataacatcttagttcccaaggttggtggcgcattggcgatgtaagtgatggttaacatttcttacaatgccaatgtctacgggcgttgggaaccacttaccatcaggtggcccatatattgTCGCCTatctattcaataataaaaaaaataataaaatatggtctatttatatacacttcatataagaaaattatatattacaacgAATATTAGAATACAGTCAGAGTTGAgtatataaactaaaactaCTGATAGCAGTGTATATGGAAATGGCTAAAAACGTTTAAAAGTATTTcgtcatttattttgattaattaatactGTTCGATCAACTCATAAAACTTCAgttatcgtttatttttgtctaatttttttttattatacca
Coding sequences within:
- the LOC126776317 gene encoding ensconsin-like isoform X10, with the translated sequence MVDDVKDITEKAESKEALDRARLARERREAEQRKRLDELRAHAAAAQAQREKRDEDRRRRQAEQRAKDDDRRLQVEERKRAIWEASISRREALLQRERDRTERLERARAARSAPRPAFAFGSSTPRLLEPVDSAGFFWAARSTNPIDQMNFFESLAASTTNVMFASAPLTRRASALQLDTSDTDNKETRSGDTTPGSRPGSAMSNTAVVRRASSAPRKPRPASIAGTGVNTPRGADFGADTGASSAATTPSVSRDASAVHVRAATTPRRPRPLSLHAHRHAGPLGPGEGKPPLHRKPKPSKDHDKHGMSSRVAVYLQSAGKSQSASPGRAPSPPPPPAKERARAADEVRCARAPLYNYTTYDEPVGVSAITQPVSGKSQVSALEVTQKLEALRIGDRQQSSEIKENVVNRPETNNEQTVQQNKVEEKQIDVKKPEKEREEKKEEKREKEPSQEKTDDNEMTASMTARRITTEEEAKAALAERRRRAREELERQAELERQRLQREAEEEAERQRLEEERQKREEEEARELAALQRRMEEEKLRKAIEVQQQLEKEEAERRVREEEERRARAREEEERRRAADDAERARREEAERDERERLLRKQRVEAIMARTRLKKQAEEDKKQQEMKAQQNQPAPESAPANDISTPSATPNNVAPVNNSQDSAAPVANAAQNSPASVNNVAPESAAPTVITAQDNVTPVANAAEENSKNASQDVSASITNSVQDSSVVTNDSSAATNATADSAAVTNAAPEGTTVVETMSVDTSNGNVQTEDLLQLAASQQEVTQDQTQVALDTPPTSNNSNNGNVTADLLGLSQQHETKDKPDEQPPKQIDNTPTLDTNNGNVGRISANFIQSERRDDFAAHNGHGHAHPLTLQNAI
- the LOC126776317 gene encoding MAP7 domain-containing protein 2-like isoform X9; protein product: MVDDVKDITEKAESKEALDRARLARERREAEQRKRLDELRAHAAAAQAQREKRDEDRRRRQAEQRAKDDDRRLQVEERKRAIWEASISRREALLQRERDRTERLERARAARSAPRPAFAFGSSTPRLLEPVDSAGFFWAARSTNPIDQMNFFESLAASTTNVMFASAPLTRRASALQLDTSDTDNKDEPDRSPQPIWSSVARRRTDLVPTLPARPETRSGDTTPGSRPGSAMSNTAVVRRASSAPRKPRPASIAGADFGADTGASSAATTPSVSRDASAVHVRAATTPRRPRPLSLHAHRHAGPLGPGEGKPPLHRKPKPSKDHDKHGMSSRVAVYLQSAGKSQSASPGRAPSPPPPPAKERARAADEVRCARAPLYNYTTYDEPVGVSAITQPVSGKSQVSALEVTQKLEALRIGDRQQSSEIKENVVNRPETNNEQTVQQNKVEEKQIDVKKPEKEREEKKEEKREKEPSQEKTDDNEMTASMTARRITTEEEAKAALAERRRRAREELERQAELERQRLQREAEEEAERQRLEEERQKREEEEARELAALQRRMEEEKLRKAIEVQQQLEKEEAERRVREEEERRARAREEEERRRAADDAERARREEAERDERERLLRKQRVEAIMARTRLKKQAEEDKKQQEMKAQQNQPAPESAPANDISTPSATPNNVAPVNNSQDSAAPVANAAQNSPASVNNVAPESAAPTVITAQDNVTPVANAAEENSKNASQDVSASITNSVQDSSVVTNDSSAATNATADSAAVTNAAPEGTTVVETMSVDTSNGNVQTEDLLQLAASQQEVTQDQTQVALDTPPTSNNSNNGNVTADLLGLSQQHETKDKPDEQPPKQIDNTPTLDTNNGNVGRISANFIQSERRDDFAAHNGHGHAHPLTLQNAI
- the LOC126776317 gene encoding ensconsin-like isoform X11, which codes for MVDDVKDITEKAESKEALDRARLARERREAEQRKRLDELRAHAAAAQAQREKRDEDRRRRQAEQRAKDDDRRLQVEERKRAIWEASISRREALLQRERDRTERLERARAARSAPRPAFAFGSSTPRLLEPVDSAGFFWAARRAASTTNVMFASAPLTRRASALQLDTSDTDNKETRSGDTTPGSRPGSAMSNTAVVRRASSAPRKPRPASIAGTGVNTPRGADFGADTGASSAATTPSVSRDASAVHVRAATTPRRPRPLSLHAHRHAGPLGPGEGKPPLHRKPKPSKDHDKHGMSSRVAVYLQSAGKSQSASPGRAPSPPPPPAKERARAADEVRCARAPLYNYTTYDEPVGVSAITQPVSGKSQVSALEVTQKLEALRIGDRQQSSEIKENVVNRPETNNEQTVQQNKVEEKQIDVKKPEKEREEKKEEKREKEPSQEKTDDNEMTASMTARRITTEEEAKAALAERRRRAREELERQAELERQRLQREAEEEAERQRLEEERQKREEEEARELAALQRRMEEEKLRKAIEVQQQLEKEEAERRVREEEERRARAREEEERRRAADDAERARREEAERDERERLLRKQRVEAIMARTRLKKQAEEDKKQQEMKAQQNQPAPESAPANDISTPSATPNNVAPVNNSQDSAAPVANAAQNSPASVNNVAPESAAPTVITAQDNVTPVANAAEENSKNASQDVSASITNSVQDSSVVTNDSSAATNATADSAAVTNAAPEGTTVVETMSVDTSNGNVQTEDLLQLAASQQEVTQDQTQVALDTPPTSNNSNNGNVTADLLGLSQQHETKDKPDEQPPKQIDNTPTLDTNNGNVGRISANFIQSERRDDFAAHNGHGHAHPLTLQNAI